The proteins below are encoded in one region of Equus caballus isolate H_3958 breed thoroughbred chromosome 18, TB-T2T, whole genome shotgun sequence:
- the PLEKHB2 gene encoding pleckstrin homology domain-containing family B member 2 isoform X2 produces MAFVKSGWLLRQSTILKRWKKNWFDLWSDGHLIYYDDQTRQSVEDKVHMPVDCINIRMGHECRDVQPPDGKPKDCMLQIVCRDGKTISLCAESTDDCLAWKFTLQDSRTNTAYVGSEVMYDETAVAASPPPYTAYATPTPEAYGYGPYSGVYPPGTQVVYTANGQAYAVPYQYPCAGLYGQQPANQVIIRERYRDNDTDLALGMLAGAATGMALGSLFWVF; encoded by the exons ATGGCGTTTGTGAAGAGTGGGTGGTTGCTGCGACAGA gtACTATTTTGAAGCGCTGGAAGAAGAATTGGTTTGACCTGTGGTCGGATGGTCACCTGATCTATTATGATGACCAAACTCGGCAGAGTGTCGAGGATAAGGTCCACATGCCAGTGGACTGCATCAATATCCGCATGGGACATGAATGTCGGG ATGTGCAGCCTCCAGATGGGAAGCCGAAAGACTGTATGCTGCAGATTGTTTGCCGAGATGGGAAAACGATCAGTCTTTGTGCAGAAAGCACAGATGATTGTTT GGCCTGGAAATTTACGCTTCAGGATTCCAGGACAAATACA gCTTATGTGGGCTCAGAAGTCATGTATGATGAGACTGCTGTGGCTGCTTCTCCACCTCCCTACACAGCCTATGCCACACCAACCCCTGAG GCATATGGCTATGGTCCATACAGCGGTGTGTACCCGCCCGGAACTCAGGTGGTCTACACTGCGAATGGGCAGGCTTATGCTGTACCCTACCAGTACCCATGTGCAG GACTTTATGGACAACAGCCTGCCAACCAAGTCATCATTCGTGAGCGGTATCGAGACAATGACACTGATCTGGCGCTGGGCATGCTGGCTGGAGCAGCTACGGGCATGGCCTTAGGGTCTCTGTTCTGGGTCTTCTAG
- the PLEKHB2 gene encoding pleckstrin homology domain-containing family B member 2 isoform X1, which yields MAFVKSGWLLRQSTILKRWKKNWFDLWSDGHLIYYDDQTRQSVEDKVHMPVDCINIRMGHECRDVQPPDGKPKDCMLQIVCRDGKTISLCAESTDDCLAWKFTLQDSRTNTAYVGSEVMYDETAVAASPPPYTAYATPTPEQAYGYGPYSGVYPPGTQVVYTANGQAYAVPYQYPCAGLYGQQPANQVIIRERYRDNDTDLALGMLAGAATGMALGSLFWVF from the exons ATGGCGTTTGTGAAGAGTGGGTGGTTGCTGCGACAGA gtACTATTTTGAAGCGCTGGAAGAAGAATTGGTTTGACCTGTGGTCGGATGGTCACCTGATCTATTATGATGACCAAACTCGGCAGAGTGTCGAGGATAAGGTCCACATGCCAGTGGACTGCATCAATATCCGCATGGGACATGAATGTCGGG ATGTGCAGCCTCCAGATGGGAAGCCGAAAGACTGTATGCTGCAGATTGTTTGCCGAGATGGGAAAACGATCAGTCTTTGTGCAGAAAGCACAGATGATTGTTT GGCCTGGAAATTTACGCTTCAGGATTCCAGGACAAATACA gCTTATGTGGGCTCAGAAGTCATGTATGATGAGACTGCTGTGGCTGCTTCTCCACCTCCCTACACAGCCTATGCCACACCAACCCCTGAG CAGGCATATGGCTATGGTCCATACAGCGGTGTGTACCCGCCCGGAACTCAGGTGGTCTACACTGCGAATGGGCAGGCTTATGCTGTACCCTACCAGTACCCATGTGCAG GACTTTATGGACAACAGCCTGCCAACCAAGTCATCATTCGTGAGCGGTATCGAGACAATGACACTGATCTGGCGCTGGGCATGCTGGCTGGAGCAGCTACGGGCATGGCCTTAGGGTCTCTGTTCTGGGTCTTCTAG